A region of Paenibacillus thiaminolyticus DNA encodes the following proteins:
- the atpA gene encoding F0F1 ATP synthase subunit alpha has product MSIRPEEISTLIKSQIENYKAEIEVAEVGTVINVGDGIARVHGLENCMSGELLEFSNGVVGMALNLEAGNVGIVILGPYTDIREGDQVKRTGRIMEVPVGEALLGRVVNSLGQPVDGKGEIATTEFRPVESNAPGVIDRKSVHEPMQTGIKAIDSMVPIGRGQRELIIGDRQTGKTTIAIDTIINQKGNGVKCIYVAIGQKQSTVAQVVETLRRHGALEYTIVVTAAASEPAPLLFLAPYAGCAMGEYFMYKGEHVLVVYDDLTKQAAAYRELSLLLRRPPGREAYPGDVFYLHSRLLERAAKLSDENGGGSLTALPFIETQANDVSAYIPTNVISITDGQIFLESDLFFAGQRPAVNVGISVSRVGGSAQIKAMKKVAGTLKLDLAQYRELQAFSQFGSDLDKSTLARLERGARLMEILKQGVNEPLPVEKQVVSIYTATRGHVDDIPVKDVLRFEQELHMYLQSNNDEIYQSIRDTKDLSKENEEALVQAIAKFKKSFAVSG; this is encoded by the coding sequence TTGAGCATCAGACCTGAAGAAATCAGCACACTGATTAAAAGTCAAATTGAGAACTACAAGGCTGAGATCGAAGTGGCCGAAGTCGGCACGGTTATCAATGTCGGTGACGGAATCGCCCGCGTTCACGGTTTGGAGAATTGCATGTCCGGGGAGCTTCTGGAGTTCTCCAACGGCGTCGTAGGCATGGCTCTCAACCTGGAGGCAGGCAACGTTGGTATCGTTATTCTTGGTCCTTATACCGATATTCGCGAAGGGGATCAAGTCAAGCGTACGGGACGCATTATGGAAGTGCCGGTAGGCGAAGCGCTGCTCGGCCGCGTCGTGAATTCGCTCGGACAGCCGGTTGACGGCAAGGGAGAAATCGCGACGACCGAATTCCGTCCGGTGGAATCGAACGCGCCAGGCGTCATTGACCGTAAATCGGTTCATGAGCCAATGCAAACCGGGATTAAAGCGATTGACTCGATGGTGCCAATCGGCCGCGGACAGCGGGAGCTGATCATCGGCGACCGTCAGACCGGTAAGACGACCATCGCTATCGATACAATTATTAACCAAAAAGGCAACGGCGTAAAATGTATTTACGTCGCTATCGGCCAAAAGCAATCGACCGTAGCTCAAGTCGTGGAAACCCTGCGCCGCCACGGCGCATTGGAATATACGATTGTCGTTACGGCAGCGGCATCCGAACCGGCGCCGCTTCTCTTCTTGGCACCGTACGCAGGCTGCGCGATGGGCGAGTATTTCATGTACAAAGGCGAGCACGTACTGGTCGTATACGACGACCTGACCAAGCAAGCGGCGGCATACCGCGAGCTCTCCTTGCTCCTTCGCCGTCCTCCGGGCCGCGAGGCATATCCGGGCGACGTCTTTTATCTCCATTCCCGCTTGCTGGAGCGTGCAGCGAAGCTGAGCGATGAGAATGGGGGCGGCTCCTTGACGGCATTGCCGTTCATCGAGACGCAAGCGAATGACGTATCGGCGTACATTCCGACGAACGTCATCTCGATTACGGACGGACAGATCTTCCTTGAGTCCGATCTGTTCTTTGCCGGCCAGCGTCCGGCGGTTAACGTCGGTATTTCCGTATCCCGCGTAGGGGGATCGGCTCAGATCAAGGCGATGAAGAAGGTCGCCGGCACACTGAAGCTGGATCTGGCCCAATACCGCGAGTTGCAGGCATTCTCCCAGTTCGGTTCCGATCTGGACAAATCGACCCTCGCCCGCCTGGAGCGCGGCGCCCGTCTGATGGAAATCCTGAAGCAGGGTGTCAACGAGCCGCTTCCGGTCGAGAAGCAGGTCGTCAGCATCTATACGGCGACGAGAGGCCATGTCGACGATATTCCGGTTAAGGATGTTCTTCGCTTCGAGCAGGAGCTTCATATGTACCTGCAATCGAACAACGATGAAATCTATCAATCGATCCGGGATACGAAAGATTTGAGCAAAGAAAATGAAGAGGCACTGGTGCAAGCGATCGCCAAGTTCAAGAAGAGCTTCGCCGTGTCGGGCTGA
- a CDS encoding NADH-quinone oxidoreductase subunit D → MIRTEELLLNVGPQHPSTHGVFRIVVKLDGEVIKEATPVMGYLHRGTEKLAENLNYTQIIPYTDRMDYVSAMTNNYVLVHAVEKMMQLEIPERADFLRLIVMELQRVASHLVWWGTYLLDIGAMSPFLYAFRDREIIIDLFNELCGARLTYNYMRVGGVKWDAPPGWIDKVRDFIPYMRKRLKEYDKLVSGNEIFLARIRGIGTYDAETAIAYGLSGANLRCTGVKWDLRKDEPYSLYDRFEFDVPVGTGGDCYTRYVLRLEEIRQSLRILEQAVEQFPSEGETMGKVPRVIRPPEGEIYARIESPRGEIGCYIVSRGKQEPYRLKFRRPSFVNLQILPKLLVGETMTNLITILGGVDIVVGEVDC, encoded by the coding sequence TTGATTCGCACAGAAGAACTGCTCTTGAACGTCGGTCCTCAGCATCCGAGCACGCATGGCGTTTTTCGCATTGTCGTGAAGCTTGACGGTGAAGTGATTAAGGAAGCGACCCCTGTGATGGGCTACCTGCACCGGGGGACGGAGAAGCTGGCCGAGAACCTCAACTACACGCAAATTATCCCTTATACTGATAGAATGGACTACGTGTCCGCGATGACGAATAACTATGTGCTTGTCCATGCCGTCGAGAAAATGATGCAGTTGGAAATACCGGAACGCGCCGACTTTCTCCGGCTGATCGTAATGGAGCTGCAGCGCGTGGCCAGCCATCTCGTCTGGTGGGGCACCTACCTGCTGGATATCGGGGCGATGAGCCCGTTCCTGTATGCGTTCCGCGATCGCGAAATCATCATCGATCTGTTCAACGAGCTGTGCGGCGCGCGGCTGACCTACAACTACATGCGGGTCGGCGGCGTCAAGTGGGACGCTCCGCCGGGCTGGATTGACAAGGTGCGCGACTTCATTCCTTACATGCGCAAGCGATTGAAGGAATACGACAAGCTGGTAAGCGGGAATGAGATCTTTTTGGCCCGGATCAGAGGTATCGGAACCTATGATGCGGAGACCGCTATCGCCTATGGGCTGAGCGGAGCGAATCTTCGCTGCACCGGCGTGAAGTGGGATCTGCGGAAGGATGAGCCATACAGCCTGTACGATCGGTTTGAATTCGATGTCCCGGTGGGGACGGGCGGCGATTGCTACACGCGGTACGTCCTCCGGCTGGAGGAGATTCGCCAGAGCCTGCGCATTCTGGAGCAGGCGGTGGAACAATTCCCGAGTGAAGGCGAGACGATGGGCAAGGTGCCGCGCGTCATCCGCCCGCCGGAAGGGGAGATCTATGCGCGGATTGAGTCGCCGCGCGGCGAGATCGGCTGCTATATCGTATCCCGGGGCAAGCAGGAGCCTTATCGCTTGAAGTTCCGGCGTCCATCCTTCGTCAACCTGCAAATCCTGCCGAAGCTGCTCGTCGGAGAGACGATGACGAACCTTATTACGATATTGGGCGGAGTTGATATCGTCGTCGGGGAGGTGGATTGCTAG
- the atpG gene encoding ATP synthase F1 subunit gamma: MAKGILEIRRQIKSVQSTRQITKAMEMVAAAKLRRAQEKAEAARPYADKLKEVVSSIAAGTQGIQHPMLAKRPVKKTGYLVITSDGGLKGGYNANVLRKVMQVINERHRSPDEYALFVIGRKGRDYFRRREMPMVEVVTELPDSPTFANIKTIAYKAVKYFEEEQYDELNLFYNEFVNAITQVPVEKRLLPLDDDALSGEATSYEYEPSPEVVLHDLLPKYAETLIYSALLDAKASEFGAQMTAMGSATKNATKMINSLTLSYNRARQAAITQEISEIVAGANAQA; encoded by the coding sequence ATGGCTAAAGGGATTCTCGAAATACGACGTCAGATCAAGAGTGTACAGAGTACACGGCAGATAACGAAGGCAATGGAGATGGTTGCGGCAGCGAAGCTTCGCCGCGCGCAGGAGAAGGCGGAAGCGGCTCGTCCTTATGCGGATAAGCTCAAGGAAGTCGTCTCCAGCATCGCCGCAGGCACGCAAGGCATTCAGCATCCGATGCTCGCGAAGCGTCCGGTGAAGAAGACGGGATATCTCGTCATTACTTCCGACGGCGGATTGAAGGGCGGCTATAATGCCAACGTGCTCCGCAAAGTGATGCAGGTCATTAACGAGCGTCACCGTTCGCCAGATGAATATGCATTGTTCGTCATCGGGCGCAAAGGCCGCGATTACTTCCGCAGACGGGAAATGCCGATGGTGGAGGTCGTGACGGAGCTGCCGGATTCCCCAACCTTCGCGAATATTAAAACGATAGCTTATAAAGCTGTGAAATATTTCGAAGAAGAGCAGTACGACGAGCTCAACCTGTTCTATAACGAATTCGTCAACGCGATCACGCAGGTGCCGGTCGAGAAGCGTCTTCTTCCATTGGATGATGACGCATTGAGCGGAGAAGCCACCAGTTATGAGTATGAACCTTCGCCGGAGGTGGTGCTGCATGATCTGCTTCCGAAATATGCAGAGACGCTCATCTACAGCGCGCTGCTGGATGCGAAGGCAAGCGAATTCGGCGCGCAGATGACCGCTATGGGCAGCGCGACGAAGAATGCGACGAAGATGATCAACTCGCTGACATTGTCTTATAACCGTGCGCGCCAAGCGGCGATCACGCAGGAAATTTCTGAAATCGTAGCTGGAGCGAACGCTCAAGCTTAG
- a CDS encoding F0F1 ATP synthase subunit epsilon has translation MSTFLLEIVTPEHKVFEDQVNMITVKGVEGELGILAGHIPMVTPLQVGPMKIKTGSKDLWLAVHGGFVEVRRDKVVVLAESAELPEEIDIERAKAAKARAEQRLAMAQRSKQDHVDFRRAELSLQRAVTRIQVSQRNVSR, from the coding sequence GTGAGCACCTTTTTATTGGAAATCGTCACACCCGAGCATAAAGTGTTCGAGGATCAAGTGAACATGATTACCGTCAAGGGCGTGGAAGGTGAACTCGGCATTTTGGCAGGACATATCCCGATGGTAACGCCGCTGCAGGTCGGGCCGATGAAGATTAAGACAGGCAGCAAGGATCTATGGCTTGCTGTTCATGGCGGATTCGTGGAAGTACGCAGAGACAAGGTCGTTGTCCTTGCGGAAAGCGCGGAGCTGCCGGAAGAGATCGACATCGAGCGCGCGAAGGCAGCAAAGGCGCGTGCGGAACAACGCCTGGCAATGGCTCAACGGAGCAAACAGGATCACGTCGATTTCCGCCGTGCGGAATTGTCACTCCAACGTGCCGTAACACGGATCCAAGTGTCCCAACGGAACGTGTCACGATAA
- a CDS encoding NADH-quinone oxidoreductase subunit C: MSEEKKDQEAVQPPIEAEKEEKVARPGKAVKEDQTGKAVKVEEPDQAKKDVRVKETDQAETDVQVREAGHNENEIAAASGKVEDPSAAQEGKEAELAEAVAPKPEDAEPPAPADKAKRAPLSEEEKAARLKGAEERRAAKAKAAAEGGADAAGAAGERPARAAAAAAGDKPERPARAPRAKATEEPPKPKEPSPKQPVLDGLVALLKAEVAEDAVEEAVINEENGHLPTITVKNEHWLACASLLRHHPEWSCSYLRNLAGVDRETHLEVVYYFINLSTKAEAAVHVKTDREQPSIASVTPIWPTANWCEREVYDLLGIDFTGHPDLRRIMMPDDWVGHPLRKDYEPLDSEV; the protein is encoded by the coding sequence GTGAGCGAGGAGAAGAAGGATCAGGAGGCGGTTCAGCCGCCGATAGAAGCTGAGAAGGAAGAGAAGGTTGCAAGGCCCGGCAAGGCCGTGAAAGAAGATCAGACCGGCAAGGCTGTGAAGGTTGAGGAACCCGATCAAGCTAAAAAAGACGTACGGGTGAAGGAAACCGATCAAGCCGAGACAGATGTACAGGTGAGAGAAGCCGGGCACAACGAGAATGAGATTGCTGCCGCCAGCGGTAAAGTCGAGGATCCTTCTGCCGCACAGGAAGGGAAGGAAGCGGAACTAGCGGAAGCAGTTGCGCCGAAGCCGGAGGATGCTGAACCGCCAGCGCCGGCGGACAAGGCGAAGCGCGCGCCGCTTAGCGAGGAGGAGAAGGCCGCCCGCCTGAAGGGGGCGGAGGAGCGGCGCGCCGCGAAGGCGAAGGCCGCGGCCGAAGGAGGCGCGGACGCCGCAGGAGCTGCGGGCGAACGGCCTGCCCGGGCAGCGGCTGCCGCAGCCGGCGACAAGCCTGAGCGGCCGGCACGCGCGCCGCGGGCGAAGGCGACCGAGGAGCCGCCGAAGCCGAAGGAGCCTTCTCCGAAGCAGCCCGTACTTGATGGGCTGGTCGCCCTGCTGAAGGCGGAGGTGGCCGAGGATGCGGTGGAGGAGGCTGTCATCAATGAAGAGAACGGGCATTTGCCGACGATTACCGTGAAGAATGAGCATTGGCTGGCTTGTGCAAGCCTGCTTCGGCATCATCCGGAGTGGTCCTGCAGTTACTTACGGAATCTGGCTGGCGTAGACCGTGAGACACATCTCGAGGTTGTGTACTATTTCATCAATTTATCTACGAAGGCCGAGGCGGCCGTTCATGTCAAGACCGATCGCGAGCAGCCGTCCATTGCTTCAGTAACGCCGATCTGGCCTACCGCGAATTGGTGTGAACGGGAAGTGTATGACCTGCTGGGCATCGATTTTACCGGACATCCTGATTTACGCCGCATCATGATGCCGGACGATTGGGTCGGCCACCCGCTGCGCAAAGACTACGAGCCGTTGGATTCGGAGGTGTAA
- a CDS encoding F0F1 ATP synthase subunit delta has translation MSKDIAKRYAKALFDLASERKAVAETEQQLKAVVEVMNSTSELYVLFSAPNIDVSVKQAILRQAFEGEVSEIVLNTLLLLTERGRIRILPELETHFVRIVGEATGVTDAYVTTAFPLDEAGKQEVAAQFGQMLNKTIRVHNVVDASIIGGMKVRIGDVLYDGSLSGQLERIQKTLKTQVR, from the coding sequence ATGAGCAAAGATATAGCGAAACGTTATGCCAAAGCGTTGTTCGATCTGGCATCTGAGCGCAAAGCCGTTGCCGAGACCGAACAGCAGTTGAAGGCTGTCGTTGAAGTCATGAACTCGACTTCGGAACTGTACGTCCTGTTCTCCGCGCCAAATATTGATGTCAGCGTGAAGCAGGCCATTCTTCGGCAGGCGTTCGAAGGCGAAGTATCCGAGATTGTCCTGAATACGCTGCTGCTCCTGACGGAACGGGGGCGCATCCGCATCCTTCCCGAGCTGGAGACTCACTTCGTCCGCATCGTCGGCGAAGCGACCGGCGTGACTGATGCCTACGTGACTACTGCCTTTCCGCTGGACGAGGCCGGGAAGCAAGAGGTTGCCGCCCAGTTCGGACAGATGCTCAACAAGACGATCCGCGTTCACAATGTGGTCGATGCTTCGATCATCGGCGGCATGAAGGTGCGCATCGGCGACGTCTTGTATGACGGAAGCTTGTCCGGCCAACTGGAACGTATTCAAAAAACGTTGAAAACACAAGTACGTTAA
- a CDS encoding NADH-quinone oxidoreductase subunit A, whose product MSLEYINNYVIVAIFIGLGIFLPVAALTAGRLLRPKKPTDMKQTTYESGNDPVGVGQVRFNIRYYLFALMFVIFDVETVFLYPWAVAYKQLGLFALVEMLIFVGLLLVGLIYAWKKKVFRWDSL is encoded by the coding sequence ATGTCTTTGGAGTACATCAACAATTACGTCATCGTGGCCATTTTTATCGGACTCGGGATTTTTCTGCCGGTGGCCGCTCTGACAGCAGGCCGGCTGCTCAGGCCGAAGAAGCCGACAGACATGAAACAAACAACGTATGAAAGCGGTAACGATCCGGTTGGTGTGGGACAAGTTCGATTTAACATTCGGTACTATTTGTTTGCGCTTATGTTTGTCATTTTCGATGTGGAAACCGTTTTCTTGTACCCGTGGGCGGTTGCGTACAAGCAGCTTGGTCTGTTCGCGCTGGTTGAGATGCTGATTTTTGTCGGATTGCTGTTGGTTGGTCTAATTTACGCCTGGAAAAAGAAGGTGTTTCGATGGGACTCTCTTTAG
- the atpD gene encoding F0F1 ATP synthase subunit beta, producing the protein MNKGRVISVTGPVVDIEFERGQLPEILNAIKIERKSTTPGAPDIDLTLEASVHLGDDVVRCVAMSSTDGLVRGMEATDLGHPITVPVGAVTLGRVFNVLGNTIDNAGDVSRELSSPIHKPAPSFDELTTQAEILETGIKVIDLLAPYVKGGKIGLFGGAGVGKTVTIQELINNIAQEHGGISVFAGVGERTREGNDLYHEMRDSGVINKTAMVFGQMNEPPGARLRVALTGLTMAEYFRDEEGRDVLLFIDNIFRFTQAGSEVSALLGRMPSAVGYQPTLATEMGQLQERITSTKKGSVTSIQAIYVPADDYTDPAPATTFAHLDATTNLDRKISEMGIFPAVDPLSSSSRALSPDIVGKEHYDVAQDVKKLLQRYKELQDIIAILGMDELSEDDKLTVARARKIQRFLSQPFHVAEQFTNISGKYVPVKETVRSFKEILDGKHDDLPEAAFLFVGTIEEAVEKAKTL; encoded by the coding sequence ATGAACAAAGGACGCGTGATTAGCGTAACCGGTCCGGTTGTCGACATTGAGTTCGAACGCGGTCAACTTCCGGAGATTTTGAACGCGATCAAGATTGAACGAAAATCGACGACTCCTGGCGCGCCTGACATCGACTTGACATTGGAAGCATCCGTCCATCTGGGCGATGACGTAGTGCGCTGCGTCGCGATGTCTTCGACAGATGGTCTGGTGCGCGGCATGGAAGCAACCGATTTGGGACATCCGATTACAGTACCGGTAGGCGCGGTGACATTGGGCCGTGTCTTCAACGTGCTGGGCAATACGATTGACAATGCGGGGGACGTCAGCCGCGAGCTGTCCAGCCCGATTCATAAGCCGGCTCCTAGCTTCGATGAGCTGACGACGCAAGCGGAGATTCTGGAGACCGGGATTAAGGTCATCGACTTGCTTGCTCCGTACGTCAAAGGCGGTAAGATCGGCCTCTTCGGCGGTGCGGGCGTAGGTAAAACCGTTACAATACAGGAGCTTATCAACAACATCGCGCAGGAGCACGGCGGGATTTCCGTCTTCGCCGGCGTAGGCGAGCGTACTCGTGAAGGGAACGACCTCTATCATGAGATGAGAGACTCCGGCGTTATCAACAAGACCGCGATGGTGTTCGGTCAGATGAACGAACCGCCTGGAGCGCGTCTGCGCGTTGCTTTGACCGGTCTGACGATGGCGGAATATTTCCGTGACGAAGAAGGCCGCGACGTGCTGCTCTTCATCGATAACATTTTCCGATTCACGCAAGCGGGCTCCGAAGTATCCGCCCTGTTGGGCCGCATGCCTTCCGCGGTAGGTTACCAGCCGACGCTGGCAACCGAGATGGGACAATTGCAGGAACGGATCACGTCGACCAAAAAAGGTTCCGTTACATCCATTCAGGCAATCTACGTTCCTGCGGATGACTATACGGACCCGGCGCCGGCGACGACGTTCGCTCACTTGGACGCGACGACGAACCTGGACCGGAAAATTTCCGAAATGGGTATTTTCCCGGCGGTCGATCCGCTGTCTTCTTCATCCCGCGCTCTGTCGCCGGATATCGTCGGCAAGGAGCACTATGATGTGGCGCAAGACGTGAAGAAGCTTCTTCAACGCTACAAAGAACTGCAAGATATTATCGCCATTCTCGGTATGGATGAGCTGTCGGAGGATGACAAGCTGACGGTTGCCCGGGCGCGGAAGATTCAACGCTTCCTGTCCCAGCCGTTCCACGTTGCCGAGCAGTTCACGAACATTTCCGGGAAATACGTGCCGGTCAAGGAAACGGTTCGCAGCTTCAAGGAAATTCTCGACGGCAAGCACGACGACCTTCCGGAAGCGGCATTCCTGTTCGTGGGCACCATCGAAGAAGCGGTGGAGAAGGCAAAGACGCTGTAA
- a CDS encoding NuoB/complex I 20 kDa subunit family protein, with the protein MGLSLESITLEERQELERNVFFGTLEQLKGWARSNSLWPLTFGLACCAIEMMGTGASHYDLDRFGVIFRTSPRQSDVMIVSGTVTKKMGPLLKRLYDQMPEPKWVIAMGSCATAGGPYVKSYAVIKGVDQIVPVDIYIPGCPPNPAALIYGINKLQAKIRYEAKTGKRVTDA; encoded by the coding sequence ATGGGACTCTCTTTAGAATCAATCACGTTGGAAGAACGGCAGGAGCTGGAGCGCAACGTTTTTTTCGGGACGTTGGAGCAATTGAAGGGGTGGGCGCGCAGCAACTCGCTATGGCCTTTGACGTTCGGTCTTGCCTGCTGCGCGATCGAGATGATGGGCACCGGTGCTTCGCACTATGATCTGGACCGCTTCGGCGTCATCTTCCGGACCTCTCCCCGCCAGTCGGATGTCATGATCGTGTCCGGAACGGTAACGAAGAAGATGGGTCCGCTGTTGAAGCGGCTGTACGATCAGATGCCTGAGCCGAAATGGGTCATCGCCATGGGCTCCTGCGCGACGGCCGGCGGGCCTTATGTCAAATCGTATGCGGTCATCAAAGGCGTAGATCAGATTGTTCCGGTCGATATTTACATACCGGGTTGCCCGCCGAATCCGGCGGCATTGATTTACGGCATTAACAAGCTGCAAGCGAAAATCCGCTACGAAGCGAAGACGGGAAAGCGGGTGACGGATGCGTGA